The following is a genomic window from Armatimonadota bacterium.
GTGACGGAGAAGCAAGTGGCGCCCGGCGGAGAGGGGAGGGTCAAGGCAACCTTCCGTACCACGAGCTACAAGGGGGATCAGCGCAAATCAATATATGTCGAAACGAACGATCCCGAGCAACCGCGCGTTACGCTCGCCCTCATCGGCTACGTCATGGTCGAGGTCGAAGTGTCACCGGCCACGATCTATGTCCGCGACGTGACACCGGACGAGAGCCGCAAGTACTCGATCGTCGTCAAGCGACCCGACGGGAAAGAGTTGCGGATCACGAAACTCTCGCCGAGTCGCCCTGAGATTCACCTCGGCGAGCCGCAGCAGCGCCCGGACGGCACCTACGAGATCGAGGTCACCCTCGGCCCCGGCCTGCCCGCGGGGCGACTCACCGGACAGGTCACCATCGAGACGAACTCGGAGCGTCAGCGCACCGTGACCGTTCGCGTCTACGGGAACGTAAAGGAGAAAGAATAGGGCCCGCTTCGCGGCTCATCTTGCCGTACTCGTTCCGCTGCCCCAATCAGGCGCCCGCTATTGTTCCTCGCCCACCACCGGGCTCCACCGCTCCGTGCGTCGAATCAGGCGCTTGCCGTCGGAGAAACCGTCCCCGCGTTCCCCCAGCAGGCGGATCAGGCGTTCCCGCCACATGGCCACGCGCTCGCGGTGCGCGCCGCTGCGGGACAGATCGTGCAATTCCCGCCGGTCTTTGCTCAGGTCGAAGAACTGCTCTTCCCCCGTCGCGGGAACCCACAGGTACTTCTCCTTGCCGTCCGTCAGGTACTGCATCGCCTCTTCAACGGAATAGCACGGTGAGTGCTCACCGTGCAGGAACTCCCGCCACGCCCCGCCGCGGATCGCCCGGAACACGCTCATCCCGGTCACCGACCCCGGGATCGGCACGCCCACCGCCTCCAGTATCGTGGGCATCACATCCTGCAGCCCGACGACGTGCTCGAATCTGCCCGCTGGCAAGTCCATGCCCTGCGGGTAGCGGATGACGAACGGGACGCGCGCCGATCCTTCGTACGCGTAGGTCTTGCGATGCAGGTTGTGGTCGCCCATCATGTCGCCGTGGTCCGAGGTGAAGATGATGAGCGTGTTCTGCGCCATCTCGCCGCCGATGTAGCGCTGCACCGTCTCCAACAGTCGCCCGAGTTCGTAGTCAATGTGTGTAATCACGCCGGCATAGGCCGCGCGCATACGTTGGTTCTGCTCGGGCGTGAGCTTGCCGCGCCATGCCGCGCGCTCCGGTGGTGCGGCGACATCGTGTTTCGCCGCCCAATCGCCGATCGGGATCGGCGGGAACTCGCGCTCGATGTACATTTCCCAGAAGAACCGCGGCGGATCGTACGGCGAGTGCGGCCGCAGGTGCGAGCACCACAAGAAGAACGGCTTGGTCGGGTCGCGCTTCCTGAGTTGCTCGAGCACGACATCGGTCGTCCAGGTCGTGGGATGATAGCGCTCCTCGAGGTGCCACGGCCGCGCCAGCCAGCCGTTCGCGTCACATCCGTGGCCGCGCTCCGTCGCCCACGGCCCCAGCTCGCGCCGCAGCCACTCGGCATAGTCGTCGGCCTCTTCCGACAAGTCATGCGGGATCGCCGTGTGGAAACCGTACAGCTTCCGTCGCGGGTGCATGTTGCGAAAGCCGACGCTCATGCAATGATAGCCCGCATCCGCGAGCACCTGTGCCAGCGTGTTACGCTCGTGCCACTCGACACCGGCGTATCCGATCAGCCCGCATGCGTAGCTCCCCTGCCCGCCGTGCAGGCACCTGCGCGCGCCCGTCGTGGATGGGATCTCGGAATACGCGTTGGGGAAATACGCGCCGCGCTGGATGAACGCATCCAGGTTCGGTGTCTCCACGACCGGATGCCCCGCCAACCCGATGTAGTCCCCGCGATGCTGATCCGTCGTGAACAGGAGTATGTTCGGTGTGTTTTCCATGGCTTCCATGCCCTCGCTGGTTTGCTTCGAGTGCGGCCGATCGCGAATGGCAATCGTTGCCGTGTCCCTGCCCTGCTGAGGCTATCCGACGACGCCGCTCACGTCGATCACGTACATTTGCCGCGTGCCCTCGTGCGCCGAGTCAATGCACACCTGCCGTCCGTCGCGGCTCCAGCGCGGATGCAGGTCGCAGCGGACCGGCCCGTCCAGTTCCGGCGGCGAGTAGAGTCTGCCGATGTCCACTCGCCGGCCGGTCTCTGCTTCGTACAGGATCAACGTGCGCATCCGCTCGCGGTCCGGATACGTGTCGGTCAGTATCCAACGGCGGTCGGGCGAGTACGAGCAGTGACCGTCCGTGGTGAGCACTCCCTCGGCGACGACATCTAATCGGTCGGTGCAATCGGTGAACAGGAAGTACCGATCGCCGACGTCTCGCCGCCGCGCCCACGCTAGAATGTGCCGCTCATCCCGCCAGTCGAAATGCGACACCATCTCGTGATCCGAGACGCAGCAGACCTCCGATCCGTCCGGCCGCGCCGTGAACATCCGGGTGTAGCGCCCCCCGTCCTCGCGCTGCCATCGGTGCAGGAAGATGAAGCGGCTGTCATCGGTGTTGAAGAGCAGATGGTTGAACCAATGGCGCCGCCCCGCCATCGTCTCATCGCGCCCGCTCGCCGCGATCTGGTCGAGGGACATGATGAGCCGGCGGTCCCCGGTCGCCAGATCCATGATGTAGATCCCGTCGTCATCGGGATGCGGATCCTCCCGCCACGGATCGGGCGGCCCGGCGTATCCGTAACCCGGGCGCAGGTCGTTGAGGCGCGCGAAATTGACGCTCAGTGCGCGCAATCCGTCGCGGCTGAGGGCGTAGATGGGCCGAGGCAGGACGCGGCGCTCACCGGTGTGCGCTTCGAGCAGCACGCCGACGAACGTGTCCCCTTGCCGGTCATTGAACGCAATCAGTCGGTTGGGCGCGCTCGGCACCCACTGGAGCATCGTCCCTTGCTGCCAGTTCCACGCTCGCGTCTCCGCCAAGGGACGGAAGGCGCAATCCTCGCCCAGGTCAACCACCCCGACTGTCGCGGCGTCATCCGGTTGCGGCTGACGATCGCCGAAAGGGACCTGCAGCGCCAACATGCATTGCCCCGCCGCATCCCACGGCGGCTTGTCGTAGTACCCGAAGAAGTGGTGATGAGGTCCCCTGGTTACCGGCCGCACGGGAAACCGCCCATCTTCAGTCGCCATCTCGGTGCTCCCTCCCGCGGTTCGTTCTCTACCACGGCGCCCGGTGCTGCCCTGCTCTTAACCGCGACTCGCGAGACATCCTGCCGCAGCTCCGCGATGCTCAGCCTGGTTGATCGCCGCGACGGTTCGCTGTTCGGCGTCACGGCACAACGCAGCTGTCGGCGAGGGAAAAGGGGTGATTGGATGGAAATGGTTTCCACGCGGGGCAAGCAGGCCGCGGGACTCTACCGAGGTTCGTGCATTAGGGGAGGACGCAAGGGATGGCAGCGCTCCTCCCGAACGGACCTCGTCCGGAAGAGTCGGCGGGTATTACCGGTGCTCCGGTGATACCCGAGACTCTTTATAAGTGCACGCCCAGGCCCCGCCGGAAGAGGTGTTCGACGCATCAACGCCCGATGCCGTCAACGCCGCGATTGCCGAGCATAACCGTAAGGTGACCGCGTTCTTCGCGGATGTGTTGCCCGCGACGATGACCGCGCAGCAGCGAGCGGTGGCGCAGTACGAGACCGCGACTTCGACTCAGGAAATGCGCGAC
Proteins encoded in this region:
- a CDS encoding arylsulfatase, whose translation is MENTPNILLFTTDQHRGDYIGLAGHPVVETPNLDAFIQRGAYFPNAYSEIPSTTGARRCLHGGQGSYACGLIGYAGVEWHERNTLAQVLADAGYHCMSVGFRNMHPRRKLYGFHTAIPHDLSEEADDYAEWLRRELGPWATERGHGCDANGWLARPWHLEERYHPTTWTTDVVLEQLRKRDPTKPFFLWCSHLRPHSPYDPPRFFWEMYIEREFPPIPIGDWAAKHDVAAPPERAAWRGKLTPEQNQRMRAAYAGVITHIDYELGRLLETVQRYIGGEMAQNTLIIFTSDHGDMMGDHNLHRKTYAYEGSARVPFVIRYPQGMDLPAGRFEHVVGLQDVMPTILEAVGVPIPGSVTGMSVFRAIRGGAWREFLHGEHSPCYSVEEAMQYLTDGKEKYLWVPATGEEQFFDLSKDRRELHDLSRSGAHRERVAMWRERLIRLLGERGDGFSDGKRLIRRTERWSPVVGEEQ